TTATGGGGATGATTATCCCGATAAAATGTATGAATTCTGATATTTTTCAATACTGAGTGATGTTGAACTGCAGGATTGAATCATTTTCACGAGACGGGCGCCTGTAGCTCAGCTGGCAGATTGTGAAACGTGCCTGCGAGCTAGGAGGTATCCAACAGGAGGCTTTGCGTCCTTTTGCCTTTGTTCTAACATGTGTACGGTCTCATGCTCTCATAATGCTCAGCCTCCCGCCCCATTCCTATCAGCCGCAGCAGGGAGTGGTGCACTAAAGAAGCACTACAAACACTGTATACAATACAGCAACTGGCCGAGGCGATGGATAAGCTATGCATGTATACGTGTCTGTCAATGACTGCACATTACATACGGCAAAAGGGCCCAACCCGATCGGGCTGACTTTACTGATTATTAGCAACGTGTGCAGAACTGACGACAAGATGCACAAACATGGATTTCTTGTACAGAGAAGAATATGTGGGACACTCGGCGTAATGCTGTCAGATGGGTTATAACCTTCGTGTCCCAGAACCTGAGGTGAAgctcatttaaaatgtcttgagTTCTGCTGTGAGATATTTCGTATTCTCAAGTCGCTTTCAGCTACAAgctatttaattattttgattaaaCCGGAGCTTCTTGGCTTGACTGAGCAGTGAGAGGCAGGCGGATCTTTCTGCTTCTTCCTGGCTGCTTCCTGGTTGTAAGTTGATGCCTGTTTACCGCCGGCTCACTTTATTAGAATGAATACTATCGATTCCCTCAGGAGTTGAAGCTCTGaggtctgtctgtgttttttattaaaagccATAATTGATTCCACGCTGCATTTTTCTGACCCTGACAGACGACAACTTTCACGTTTTTCTTATCAGTCTTTAACAAATATATGTTGAAGGAAAGTCTGACGGCTGCGAGCCGGTGTGTTTTGGTCTCTTTTTACACGGGTTGAAAAACCTGTTTGTTCAAATGAAGTTTCCAGGAGAGCGATTGCAGCTCTAAAGACGCAGAGGCTGATCAAATGAGTCAGTCCGTGAATAGCAGTGAAATGCTGGTGATGCAGATAGACGGCATTCTTCTCAACACACCTCTGCCTTTATGTTTTACCTGAGGGATTCTGACCTTCctttatgtgtgagtgtgtgtgtgtgtgtgtgtttgtgcgtgtgagtactccaatacaaaaacacaactcGCTATTCGAACCACccattttttttgtgaatataatACAGAGGCCTCTGGATGAGCTACAAACATAAATGAGACCATCCGACTGAAGATGGTTGACTCCTTTAGTTGCTCTTGACGTTTGCCGTCTGTGCCACCGGGACGGATTCCGCACAAAATGCGATGAAACCGTGCAGAATCACCAGAAAGTCTCCGACTCCTGCTGGGCCCCTACCGGCCGTGAGCGGGCCCTCCTCCGGTCCACCGCGCTGGCGTTGGCCCGGTTAGAACCAGGACTAAGCGGAGCAGACCCCTGCTGCGGTAAAATGAGAGGTTTTCTAAGGAGATGTAGGTGTTTGGAAATGGTAAATGTGCTGCAGTTGtaaagcgcttttctagtcCAACCACCAAAGTGGTTCAACGCTACACTATTCACCTTTCATAAAAGCCTTTGAAACCGGAACATCAAGCTATTCAAGCTGGAACAACCAGTACATCTATTGGAAGAATGTGTGAGGCGTCCGCCGAGTTTACTCCTCCTTCGTGGCCATGAACCTGAGCGATGTTAGActctaattgtttttttgggtTCCCCCTGTGCAGTGGTGCGCCGGGCTTCATGAGgtcattcaacctctgcatcaTCTCTTTCGGAGCACCAGAGCTAATCATTTGACATCTTTAACTTCCTCttgcaatataaataaaaacccaAAAAACATTGcgtatcttttttttaacagaaccAAAGACAGCATGTACCACGCTCTGACCTACGCCACCATCCTGGAGATGCAGGCtatgatgacctttgacccgcaaCACATCCAGATTGCAGGAAACACGATGAAAGAGGCCCAGGCTACCTGTCAGCGGTGAGAGTTCCCCACGACACCAGCATGCGATAATGCTCCGATGGCCAGCTGATGAACTGTTGTCGGAGTCAGAATGTTACAAATGTTTGTCAATTAGTCCCAGAGAGTCTAAGAATCTGTCACGACTCAGTGCTGGACTGATGTCACGTCTCATCCGCCCGCCCATATTTAAACACCCACTCTTCCTCAAACCAGCGCTGACCTGATTTGCTTCTTTTAATTGTTGTGACTGGTTGTGGGAGAAACATGAACATTCTCTCATTCCATCAGACAACGCAAGAAGTCGAGCTTCTCCAAGAGCTTCACAGAAGGTCAGTAAAGTCCAATAGTGTCCATCAGAACAGATGGCACATGTGTGtaagtttatgtgtgtttgtccagtCGCTCTGACTCAAGATCATTTCCCCCCTCAGAGGAGCTTCACGCTGAGGTTTGCTACGCTGAGTGTCTCCTGCAGAGGGCAGCACTCACCTTCCTTCAGGTGAGGACGACCCAGAGAGCTGGGAACCTGTTTTCTAGTGTTTGCcctcgcttctcctcctcttaccCCTCCTGCTCTCTTGTTCAGGATGAAAACATGATCAGTTTCATCAAAGGAGGAATCAAAGTCAGGAACAGCTACCAGACATACAAGTGAGCATCTCAAGTCCCGGGAgacctttcttctctctccctcgtcACATGTAAAACCTCCGGTTTCCCCTCTTAATCTGCGTTCTTTTACCTTCACCCCGCAGAGAGCTGCACACAGTCCTCCACTCTTCCGGGTACACTCAGGGTGAAAACCACGGCCATTTTGAGGGGGGTGTTAAACTGGGAGTCGGAGCCTTTAACCTAGTAAGTAACAGCCTGAATGTTATCGTACGCGGGTCAAAGAAAACGTTTAGTTGAATCGTGAGACGCGGGTCTTCCTGAACTCAATGGATTCACCGTAAGATAAGACGAGACCTTTGACCACATATTCATATACAGCAAGATCAGCTATAATTTCAATTACATTGCTTCTCTACTTCCTGCAGATGATTTCCATGTTGCCCACGCGGACGCTCAAGCTGCTGGAGTTTGTGGGCTTCACTGGAAATAAGGTGAGCTCTGGTGACATGTGAGCACCATCTAAGGCTGAAAGAAGGCCCAGCAGGCCGGCGTGAGGGCCGCTCTGCGCGGTGGGACGAGCTCATCACAATGAGAAGAAATTGTAAATTGTTTCTGTAATATCAGTTTCGCTGGTTCGTTCGTTATTTGCTGTGAAGCTCTTATGACTCGTACTGAGAATGTGCAGATAGTGATGAGTCATGCCTGTACCAGTTCTCGGcatcaaacatttctttcattcattgTGTGGGGTAGTACTCTCAGAATTCTCCAAATTTGAGTCACTAATAGGAAAACAATGCTGTAGttcgttcctctttgattttccTGCAAAGAAAGTATTCAAGTTGCAGAGTGTTTGCAGCTTTCGCCAGCAGACCTGCCGTGGAATTATGCAAAATCCAAACCGCTCTTGTTTGCACGTCCTTGTGTCTTGCAGGAGTTTGGTCTTCAGCAGCTTCAGGAGGGTTCCGCGGAAAGCACGTTCAGGTCCTTTCTTTGTAacatgctgctgctctgctacCACACCTTCATGAGCTTCATACTTGGTGGGACACACACGCGGCCGCGACCGACCTCAAAAAGCAGCGAGGGTCTTGACAGGTTTTCTTATGTTTGGTCTCGCAGGCACTGGGGAAGGAGATGTTGAAGATGCAGAGAAACTGTTGCAGCCATATCTCGAAAAATATCCACAGGTGTGCCAGAATCCATcaaacatttgttgttgtttttgtttatcgTGAGTCATTGGGATCGCTCCCTAACATTCTGTGGCTGGGCTTCTTCCTAGGGATCCATCTTCCTTTTCTTCGCTGGTCGAATAGAGGAGATCAAAGGCAACTTGGACGCTGTGAGTGTCCGTCATTTCTGTGCACAAACAAAGAATACACAGCATGCCCTGCACTGTGGAAAATTGTAGTTTTTACAAATCATCTGTTGCAAATGTATTGAGTCTTTTTCACAAATAGTTGATGAATAGTACATTTGGAttgcaaaacaaacactgtAGGATCAATCACACAAAAAACGTGTTCTGCTTTGCCTTTTAAAATGCTTCGGCCTCTGGTTCACATTTCACCCCGTGCATACAAACAAGTACgagaataatttaaaatgaaacgaGTCACTTCCCATTTACTAATACCGTATTTTTTCAGGCCATCAAGCGTTTTGAGGAGTGCTGCGAGGTGCAGCAGGAGTGGAAGCAGTTCCACCACATGTGCTACTGGGAGCTGATGTGGTGCTTCACATACAAGAGGCATTGGAAGATGGCCTACTTCTACGCTGACCTGCTCAGCAAGGAGAACACTTGGTCCAAGGTGGGCCACCGCGCCGTGGCATTAGATCCCCATGGTGTTCTTAACGCGATGACAAATGACTCAAAGGGAAAGCGCTGACCTGTTTCTGCACTTCTAATGGAAGTCTGAAAGTTATTAATCACACATTACATTTCAATTCAAATTGCTCCCCAGATAATTTTCAGTGGGACGTTTAAGTTGCTTAGTTGCAGTGTTTTGTACCTGGCAGCAACAATATACGTGGCAAATGTTTGGGAGAAATTTAGCACTATTTAGAGAGGAAGCCTTCTCAGCGGCTTGTAGGGGCTTTTCATAATATGATTATTGTTATAAAAGAAAGATCTCTCAAAACCAGACTAAATGCTGGAGTTATGCAAATCCCGGCCTGATTCTCTGATTTCAACCTGGTCatagtttttctctctctcctccactcatttaaaaggttaaaaggGAAAGATGGACTTGCGATGGTaacctcttctctccttcccctaGGCTACCTATGCGTATATGAAAGCGGCGTACCTCAGCATGCTGACTCCGGATGATTGCCTAACCTTCGGGGAGACTGCGTTCACTCTGTTCAGGTAGCAGCTGAGCACACACAGGGAAATAGAGACGATTCACTGCGACAGTTACGCAATGATATATGAGATGAAAAAAATCTTTGGGAGGGATATCTGAAGTTTTTAATTGATTGTACACAGCTATATTCAAGATATAATAATTTGTGGGAAGTAAACTCGatgtaaaatattttcttaCCATTACTACTGATATGAATGTGTGCACTTTATTATTTCTCAGGCAGGTGCCAGGGCTGAAGCAGAAGATAGCGGGGAAATCTTTACCGACTGAGaagtttgcgatcaggaaagcCCGTCGCTACCTTGCAGAAAGCCCAATTGCTCTTCCCGCTCCGCCGCTGGTCAGTACTGGACGAGGCCGGTTGCCATGTCGCACTGCTTCACTTGTAGCATGACTGGATGTTCGCACGGAAACCAGAGTGTGTGAAATGTTTATCGGACGAAAGTGGATCACAAAAACAccagtaaaatgtgttgtttcacAAAGGCAATGATCTGTCAACCTCATGCTGAAATGTGCACGCTGGTTGTTTCAGTCATTGTGTTTCAGGCGGTGTAAATAGTGGTTTTACTTTACCTGCCACCCACAAAGCCGTCACATGAAAGGGGGGCGACGGGGGGCGACGAGTGGAAGTAGAACTGTAACATTTGTAGATAAACCCAGTAAAATCGAACAAAATGAGCAAAGGTGGAGCCCCTTAACTTTGTTATTCTGGCCCTCTTGGAGCGACTGATGAGGATGCCGGGTTATTGTTAAAGCTCGAACTGCGGCCATAGAACAACTGTTATGTTTAGGTCAAATTCATCAAGAGAGCTGAACTTTGTCACGTagagaaaacactttaaaaaaatgttcgtCTCTATCAATTGCATTGATCTGCGCTCGTGGGACGAGCTCTTCACAATGAGAAGATTGTAAATTGTTTCTGTAATATCAGTTTCGCTGGTTCATTCGTTATTTGCTGTGAAGCTCTTATGACTCGTACTGAGAATGTGCAGATAGTGATGAGTCATGCCTGTACCAGTTCTCGGcatcaaacatttctttcattcattgTGTGGGGTAGTACTCTCAGAATTCTCAATTTTAATCACTTGTATTCCAGTTACAAACTACATAGACTTGAGACGTCTCTATCTCCATCAATTGCAATGATCTGATTTTGACATTGCACGCTTTATGCGTATCCGTGTTGCCTAGGAGATGATGTACATCTGGAACGGCTACACGGTCATCGGGAAACACAAAGAGCTGACGGAAGGCATGCTGGCGACGCTGAGTGAGGCTCAAGCTCAACTCGACAGCACACCAAGTAGGACAACTTTTACCATCTGTTGATGCTAATACATTGCCTTTTATGTAAGATTTTATTCAGACATTTTACCAGAGATAATTATATAATCTGTAGGTTGAATGTTTGTCCAGATTTACTGTGctttttcaacaaaaacaaatctgtgttATATACCAGGGTCGGAGTTCACCTTCGATGACCAGTGTCTGCTGAGCCTCTTGAAGGGACTGTGTCTCAAACACCTGGGGCGTCACGACGAAGCCGAACAATACTTTACCCTCATCCTCTGCAAGTAAGCCTCTCTCAGCGACGTGCACAGAAAATGAACAGCACGCTCAACCGAACCAGAGCAACCGCTGCTCTCCTTTCACCAGTTAGCCTCACCACATTGGTTTTTGCATcctctgatgatatgaggaggtTCTGTTTTGAGGACGAACTGCACGGCGGTTGATGGGCCTCTTCCTTCCCTCCACACGTGTTGTGTAACCTCTGTTGTTTTGGCATCGCCCGCAGTGAGTCGCAGATCAAGTATGACCACTACCTGGTTCCTAATGCCCTGCTGGAGCACGGCCTGCTGTGTCTGGAGCAAGGCAGGAGGGCTGAGGCTATCAGACTCCTAGAAACTGCAAAGTAAGTCTGTCTACCGGCAAAGCGCACTCAAATCACCTGTGGTCGCAGCGAAGATTCAGAATATAAAACTTTTCCACATTGTTTCAAAGTAATTGTTTAATAATGCCACGCCAATTGATCTGTGTGGTTTTCAATGAAGCTTAATGTCACAGGTTTGTTACAATGGCCGTGTGAAATATGGAATTAGATTGCGATTTTCTCCCGGTGGTATTTCTAATGACTCTGTTTGCTCTGTTTCAGGCAAAATTACAAGCACTACTCGATGGAGTCACGTACCCACTTCCGTATTCAGGCTGCTCTGCATAAGGCCAAGGGAGCGGGGGTGAACGGCATCAGTGTTTCCTCCAGCCCATAACAGGCAGCGGAGGACACACTAGAGCAGAGACAGCTTCTTCCGACTGTAGTCCCACTATTTTACACTTAGCCCGGGCCGGCCCCGCCTTTTTAGGCTGgcgattttgttttttttttgtctttttttatcagAAGGGtaggagaagatggaggctcCCTTTCGGGGGCAACTGCTGCTCCGTGTGGCCCCGACAAGATAAGTCAGGTTTGCTACGTCCTCTTCAAGAGAAACGTATTATGAAACTTCAGCATAAAGGCCACCAATAAGGGCCGCACACGGGTATGAAACACGGTGATGGTGTAGTTTATACTGCAAACTGCCTCCATTACTACCCCAGGATAAAAATGTGCCCAGGTCAGGGTGATGTCCCAAATACCCCCCTGATTAATTACCGACCCTAACTACACCTGAACAGCAGCACCATTGACTTTGTTGGTACAAAGCTCTGCCACCTaccttaatttaaatgaaagattATTGATTAAATGACTTGAAAATGTTTGACATCAGGTACTTATACACAAGGACTGTTAAAGAGAACAGTTAAAAGGGTCTCACCTTTAATTAAGATATTTGATCGAATCCAATATGACCTAAATCAattattaattacattaaaaaagtatttatacGTTGGATTCACTTTTACTCCATAAATGGCAATTTATAGATTGAGTGAACCTTTTATTGTTTCAGAAGGAAATGTCTTAATGTGGAATAGGTACTTCTGCAGAACTACTTGGATCTTAAACCTTGTTGTATTTACAGTCACGTGGAATGGCTTTTGCACAGAGCTTTGCAAACTCTCCGGAGTGAAATAATCAGAGTTTCAGTGAGAGTTGTTCTTTACATGTATATACTGTAAATGGCACCTTTTACACAAATTGTCCTGTTTTGAGAGGACAGATGAATGTGTCTTTTAGAAAGGCAgactccctccttttctcctcccggCTTGCGGGACGGGCTCCAACAGTACTTGAGCTTTAACAAATAGGCCATTCATGGCGAGCGGCGAAGGACTGCCTGCTTGtccgtctgttgcatctttagTGAGTGAAGAAGCTCCGTACGGGAACCACCACCGTCATCCTGCTTTGTGAATgtcttctgctgctcctttaTCTGCCATGCTTGACTACAGCCATCTATCAAGGGACATGGGCACCATAACCATACTCAAATAATAATCTGTATATGTGCAAACACTTGTAATGATTGATGATAAGGCAGAACGGGGTCACCTCTAATCGTGTTGGAGGTTATTTGAAGGGCTATCTCAGTCCAAAACCTGGAACCTCAGATGGTGTCTCAAGTGTTGGAATAAGAGCACTGCTGATTTATTCATGATTAGACGAAAGTTTGGGATTCAAGACAATAACTAAAAGTCGGTTTCAATTCTTTAATGGTGAAGGAAATGTACTTTAAATATACTCTAAACAGCTCTCGTGAGGAGAAACAAATTTCATTTACTGATTgatcaaaagtatttttaatcAATTAGTTTTAAAAATATAGCTGAAAGAAACTAACCAAATTTAGTGGCATTGTGATGTTTACAATCAGTATGTTTTAATCGGCACGGCTACTTTTGAGCAGAATGACATTCCTGTAGATGTTTCTATTATAATTTAAGATGTTATGATGATAagcaactaaaaaaaacacatccccattttgtgtcgttttttttgtcattggtGCACCACAAACAGAAGCACAAAATAAGATGCGCACAGTAAAAAGTGGTACTGCTCGCCTGCGAAGCATTGCACTCTTTGTTCTCATACGTGTGATCTAATCCTCCAGATACAGTTTAGATACAGTTGAGTAATTTCATCTTGTTGATGTGCAATGTAATGGTAACTAGAGATAAGAACACAGTGGGTATTGGGGTAATATTGACATTATATTGAATTGAAAATAAAGATGAAGTTGAATTTATAACATACTCTTTAAAGTCATGAAATATGTTGAGGCCAGTATTGCTAACGTCGAAACCTCCCGAATATTAGGATCACAAAGACTCATTCAACGACTTCAGCTCTGTGTTTATGTTTCATCAAAGGGCAACGTGATcccgcctctgattggctgccaaCAAGAGCTTACGCGATATGGCTTAACGCTCATTGGTCGGTTGTATGAAAGGGTGGGGCTTCGTGTTGCTACGTTGCCACCTTTAGTTGTTCTTCGGCAGCTGCAAAGCTGGAAAGTCCGACAACCGAAAACATTTCCGACTGGAATACTGCCTGTTGCCTTTTTAAATGAAGGACATTCACATCTTCTTCGTCGTGCTGCCGCCGCGGATACACCAATCTGTGACAATGTTCATGTCGAAAAACAAATGAACGAACCGAGTCGATGCTCTCGAGAGCTAGCTTTCTTTCtacgagctaacgttagctgacgcTAGTTCTGTCTGTGGCTAACGGCTATTAGCTCGAGTTGACGTTTGTGTCGCGGGTGATGGAGTGAGCAGCCCTTCCCGCCGTCTGGGAGAGGACATCCACCCGCTGTGGTTGGAGAAACGCCTTCTctcacactgctgacatcatccgTGGAAGTGGCCCGCGGTGTCCCGCCGTGTAGCGCCAGTAGAGCGACTGccgtggagagggagagagagagttagaAGGGGGGAGAGTTCGATACCCAAGAGGGAAGAGATGGGAAACTGTCTGAAATCTCCGACCTCGGATGATATTTCCCTGCTACACGAATCCCACTCGGACCGGGCCAGCTACGGAGACGGCGCTGACCCCGACCAGGAGCCCCCGCCCCCGTATCAGGTAACTTTTGTAAGCCAGCTGTTTGGACCACAACACAAGatatggggagggggggcacggaGGTGTTTGAcaggcgtccccccccccccccccctcccagccccACTGACCCCTCCGTGGCTTTCACACTAATCCGCTTTGTTCTATCCGGAGGTCTTTGTCTGCCGGGTCCCGTGAGGTCATATTTATGATGCATCATTCCACACACTGATCCGCGTAGTTCATACTAAAGATGAACAGAGACATCCTGTGTACTTAATCCGCATTAactcatcattttattttgaatcgaccggaaactttttttgtttgtttgtaaaatagtgtctctctctctctctgcttgatTCACCCTGATCCTCCTGCGCGAAGCAAATTGGTTTTGCGTCCTTATTTCCTGAACTAAATCCTGTCAAAACAGACGTGGCCATTTGTAGCCATGAATATGATTGTTATTGCCCCTCTCTGTGTTGGCACAGAGGATCCTGTTACTAAGTTCAACCTTATCTGTAGATCTAAGACAAGTGTGAGAAGCACCACTGCCTCCGTTTATCATTTCAAAAATATTAAGTGTGAAATTATTGTTTGAACTGGGTTTTAAAATGATCGACTTACGGTTATTGAATATGTCAAAtagaattttcttttcttccttaaaTGTCATAAAcgcatgattttattttcattatggacacatttctttaaaagaCGAAACCAatcatgtttacatttttgtttaaatatttaagtCACATCGACGGGACGGGGGAAATCAATTCTGTTTATTCATCATAACTCCAAAAACTGTTTCCAATAACTTGTCTTGcatgttcttttcttctttttatttagcATGCTGGATCGTAATGTCCTACATACTAAATCAACCGTTATTCCGTCATTCAGGTCACACGCTTAAACTTTGGTTTCTCAAAACAGAAGGTTGATTTAAAAACCcatttttactgtattttcagAACCTTTCTGTCCACATCGATTCAAACCTATTTTTCCTTCTGCTTGAGTCGAACATCTTTGCTCATTTGTTATCAGCAGGACGTCCCTCGACAAAGCCCCTGCGTCCGCGTCGGTCAAAGATAACATCTGAACGGGGCCCTGGGCCCTTGGTATGTATATATCTCCAGGTTGCTGGGAGTACGTCATGTCTACCATGCAACCGGCTGTAATTAGGCCAAAGCAGCCAGATCTGTCATAATAAGCGGCAGAAACGTTCCTCGGGTTCTTCGGGAGCAGCTCTTACTAAGCTTCTAGTTGGTGTGGGAAAATCCGTAagtagtttgtttgtgttgacgGTTTCCCAAGAGTGTTAACTAACTcgttagaaaaaaaaaccctacttATAAAGGGCTCTTTCAGACCCGCCAGCTCTTTTCTCCCTGGTGACCAAAGTAATCACCATCTGAACCCGGCCTGACAGCACAgcacacattttgtgtgtgctCGCACGTCAGATCAACACACTTTAGTAGTGCTGCTTCTGTCAGAAAGGGGGCCAAAGGCTCCACCAGACTCCACTTCAAATTGAATTTGGAGTTTTGTTAAAAGATGTTTCGGGTATGCGGCAGCGTTCTCCCTGTGCTGGTGAGCACCAGGCGAGGTGGCCGACCCCGTTGGtgaaaaacatccaaaacaaaCATGGGCTCTGAGTGGCCTCACACTACAGGAAATGAGAGCAGAAGACGGAAAATGATTTAAATCGAAGCTTGTTACCGTTTACCGCAAGTCGTCTTAACAACTTACTGGCAGGGTTACGGCGTGCAGAGAACGGCTGCACGTAGAAAGCTGAGACTTCAAGTGATGACATCAGCGCCGAGCCACTTAGGCTGGTGTGCCATTTTAATGTCTTGTCAAAAATCATCtatatgtgttttgttttgtattgacTGTGGCGACCacaaaagagagggaggtgCCGCTCTGTTTGCGGTCCTGAATACTGTGATGGTTGTGAAGtgcaatgtgcatgtgtgtgtgtgtgtctgttgcttTGTGCGTCGAGTTTGGTAATTTGGAAAGCAGCTGTTGAGCCGCTGACTCATCGCTGTGGGATGGGTCTTTTTGGAGATAAGgtgcatggtgtgtgtgtgtgtgtgtgtgtgtgtgtgtgtgtgtgtgtgtgtctgtaagatgGCAACACTGACAGGAGTTTTTATTGATCACATTGAGTGTGGCACAAAGGCCTTTGTGCTGCTGTGACATGTAGCTTCACGGCCAAACCTCGTTGGCTGGAACCCCTCGCAGACTTTATACgattaatttgtgtgtgtgtgtgtgtgcgtgtagatggACTTGAAGCCTTTTCCAACTGTTTCGCTCACTGTGGTGCAAACATGAGGCCCAGAAGGTACAAGATGATTTAAAACCTGTTAAATAAGagcctgctgctctgcacaaGAAACCGGGCCAAATGTACTTTCTGATGGTGCTGCAGACCAgtagtggacacacacacacacacacacacacactcaaaactGAAAAGCACAGATTCTGTCAACCACCTGCCTCGACATCAAGACAAAAGAGCGCGCAGTCAGCAGTTTGGTTTGAGCTCCGCCAGCTTGGTCAAACgaaatgggaggggggggtttgcttCAGAGGTTGTTTATAATTAGCTGTCAGAGCTGGAGTGTTGACGTGGGAGAGCGCAGCAGATGGGACGGAGCCGACCGAGGCGATCTGAAGAGGAGGCTCTTCAGCTTTCAAGCAGACTTTTGGCACGAATGCAAAAGTTTAACcacgtaaaaaataaaaaaaatggtgaACGGTGGAGGAGCTGATGAGCCATTTGTGTGATCGACgtatttattaataatttaaCGCGGTGTGCCAACCACATATAACAGGAACCACACAGTAACACGGCTACGACTACTTTGTATTGCCCTTGTGTTACTTCCTCCCTGTCTTCGGTCACAGGGATAGCCTTATGCTACTAACACagcattatatttcattttattcctcgtCCATTGTCGTATACTGTCTGCTGtgatgcaccaaccgccaagtcaaattccttgtatgtctgacatattatggcaataaatgatcCCTGATTCCTGAGCATCAGGCAGAAGAGCTAAATTTGGTGTCCCTGAATCCACAGGCATGATTAGGTCGACTAAATAATCATGaatagtgggtttttttttaagagagtGATCCCATTAGAGAGCCCCTTGTGACGGAtgactagttttttttttgtaacagtCCGTTACATGGCTGGCATCAAACACACAGGCAGATCATTTACACACAATGACATTCACGTTTTCAGCGCCATACTAAACACCCTGAAAACGATTTTTATTGAAATTTTCCTAGTTAAACAGATTTTATCCAAAGTGGATTTAACAACCCTGCAAAGTAGCAGATTTATTCTctttggacacatttttctgttttaatataCCCTTTATAATCTTTCCTTAATGAATATTTCCTGCTAGATCAGACTGATTAATGTTGAGCAGACTTAACCGTACACAGTTAATGATTCCCACCATTAAGTCCACTTTAGCGGTCAGTCTTCTCTGTCATCGTACAAAGTGACACCAGCAGCAGAACCTGACCAAACAGCGGCCTGGGGCGTTTCTCCAGCGCCACAGGAAGACGGCGCCCACGTGGCTCCGCGGGCGCGTTTTCCCCTCTGAGGGAAACGGAGGCTCCTAACTGAGCAGATTACCTTCAGTCTGACCTAATAGAgaaactggaggaggaggccgtgCTGA
This Gasterosteus aculeatus chromosome 8, fGasAcu3.hap1.1, whole genome shotgun sequence DNA region includes the following protein-coding sequences:
- the ttc39a gene encoding tetratricopeptide repeat protein 39A isoform X1, translated to MSMVIPILLRSAVASFLLLLLLLLLLLLLLLVFSLSLSVSLSVSLSPDCPAAAASALVAATDRDVTRLDKQLSLSVFYTHTHTHTHTHAHKHFCQMKMSEEEETPANGCSRSELSLALEDCMAALDLFLRNDFEKAQARLRSRTKDSMYHALTYATILEMQAMMTFDPQHIQIAGNTMKEAQATCQRQRKKSSFSKSFTEEELHAEVCYAECLLQRAALTFLQDENMISFIKGGIKVRNSYQTYKELHTVLHSSGYTQGENHGHFEGGVKLGVGAFNLMISMLPTRTLKLLEFVGFTGNKEFGLQQLQEGSAESTFRSFLCNMLLLCYHTFMSFILGTGEGDVEDAEKLLQPYLEKYPQGSIFLFFAGRIEEIKGNLDAAIKRFEECCEVQQEWKQFHHMCYWELMWCFTYKRHWKMAYFYADLLSKENTWSKATYAYMKAAYLSMLTPDDCLTFGETAFTLFRQVPGLKQKIAGKSLPTEKFAIRKARRYLAESPIALPAPPLEMMYIWNGYTVIGKHKELTEGMLATLSEAQAQLDSTPRSEFTFDDQCLLSLLKGLCLKHLGRHDEAEQYFTLILCNESQIKYDHYLVPNALLEHGLLCLEQGRRAEAIRLLETAKQNYKHYSMESRTHFRIQAALHKAKGAGVNGISVSSSP